The following proteins are encoded in a genomic region of Colletotrichum higginsianum IMI 349063 chromosome 9, whole genome shotgun sequence:
- a CDS encoding Methyltransferase domain-containing protein gives MATLRMASGLPSRPDEPIRARRAAAAAAYTEPKQDVQNTTRRIRREGENIRIAIQQPTQSKPVTQATRIASARRPSIPMASNRPPFTHQTQSWSSGSTTLERPSHVPTMSGSSSSALSETSTSNPTRKVLRRKQSSVGQKPPSLRHDSNTDSTRTSSSSSAPRPRFSLDPAAEYHLDRGITESPTEIRIAHVVDLPKTQAQAVTIYPELDRYREYGGRPSMSSEGSSADFLHRLATHDLPPPTPVFSGTSSQLSAFSASPSTRFSESTSPGPYSRDTTPTSASSQSPGLVAPIRLPVPRVRQVSPAMTRPPVSGRRAGSIPNEMEAFSADPHGLAAVRESLTSSSSNSTVREGDRKETKKKRRLSPLPPSPPPRKSSQKFAKSPGNDESPSKTSLETAAPLMTSPTLVQSPPRLAPAASPRATPPARPSRDNTPDLQSQLFDPWPVIHSNLSSTSLLGDRRGPEPQVISRSTTPLSYAEPPPQPLVRQQVGREATPAPRSSNAPETKQKDGRVTRTPSPNTSTFSRFAFFGRRSKTTPEAPQVDKKDKPARKGPAAGTGHEGYGRLGGIRRKSGSSTTNLARPSLDPGSSQDSLSSSQPSDTFLLDRMNPVVISGGEIIENRNHSVDLARSESNQSLGHGSEVSTTSSAGRGLAPSAIPRGRPHPSLSSRRPSDSSESEAVTMKSTLAFRRSVQRLRSSPDQSPLKLPQPINTAGITSPSINSQDTTILSDDSQFEMHREVIRGRIAAATAHPPKKLVKRARSPRKWNLFSRSQNQSNTKKKEEKEAIPVAATVKIVQHKPAAFYTLMDGSEQEDSGPQDVEEILREAKVFDLPSPLSVFKERRTSSASQEQRRESLSRLLQPTRSSQARRNSATAAPKSTSIPAIRSMKPTHTSQSSASKLAEARPSRLPQVGRIPKVVTSRPEHTSSRSFSRPFNRISLQKQPQSAGFNPDFVASGPTPPEMSTPELSRGESTETSDKTNSDPRTSLLPDRTPEMIQIGNEFLTFSPRKNSERTTSTDSSSCGMYTLADALAFVPDPDAPLVEDEIWDEYNDLIGEVPPSATSSRGVPFHLETYGSRMSKRSLKPLESPTITSPPKPLEKSAEVNTGATTSSVYSADMTERLKAAFALKPEEDSTTLVPVAEVPASVIDRESTELARRATAASQRSSGSSRKSRQSDCSCRSSEDESPLSQVNLRVGSMTVSKWLSFGHVLFSPARDQLLDVVGSLKRHSILVVDGLGNDDWSFYAAETYPAATFFNLSPRAPLPEEHKNSSSFPLSPPNHHQIQYLSHTEKFPFGPESFTSVVFRFAAAAPESHYRNIVSEARRVLKPGGYLELSILDVDLNNMGNRGRRTIRRLKERIHERNPEISIGSTSDIILRLLGRKGFSDVKTCRVGVPVASIITRSDSGSKKPPVARSRKSKEVRSLAEMMNDDGESADENITKMVARVGRWWYTRCYESAAGTANSRSIWTDRALLSECEELRTSFKLMVCYARVPERARTASI, from the coding sequence ATGGCAACCCTACGCATGGCATCAGGCTTGCCGAGCCGTCCGGACGAGCCGATACGAGCGAGAagagccgctgccgctgccgcttACACGGAACCAAAGCAAGATGTACAGAACACGACGCGGAGAATccggagagaaggagagaacATTCGTATCGCCATTCAACAACCGACACAGAGCAAGCCAGTAACACAGGCAACACGGATTGCCTCCGCCCGACGCCCATCTATCCCCATGGCTTCAAACCGCCCTCCGTTTACTCATCAAACACAGTCATGGAGCTCCGGCAGCACGACTCTCGAGAGACCCAGTCACGTTCCAACCATGTcaggctcgtcgtcgtcggcgctctCCGAGACAAGCACTTCCAACCCAACACGCAAGGTACTGCGAAGGAAGCAGTCATCCGTCGGTCAGAAACCCCCGAGTCTACGCCATGATTCAAACACCGACTCGACTCGGAcaagctcctcgtcgtccgctCCGCGACCGCGTTTCTCGCTAGACCCGGCTGCCGAATATCACCTTGACCGAGGCATCACTGAGAGTCCCACCGAGATTCGAATCGCACACGTTGTTGACTTGCCCAAGACGCAGGCGCAAGCCGTTACCATCTACCCCGAGCTCGATCGGTATAGGGAATACGGTGGACGACCCTCCATGTCTTCGGAGGGCTCGAGTGCCGACTTCCTCCACAGACTGGCTACGCACGACctaccaccacccacccccgtTTTCTCCGGCACCAGCAGCCAGCTCAGCGCATTCAGCGCTAGCCCTTCGACCAGGTTCTCCGAATCAACGAGCCCGGGTCCGTACAGCCGCGATACGACGCCCACGTCCGCGTCGTCACAGTCGCCAGGTCTGGTGGCCCCGATACGACTGCCGGTGCCGAGGGTGAGGCAGGTGAGTCCGGCCATgacgcggccgcccgtctccGGGAGGAGAGCCGGAAGCATACCGAACGAGATGGAGGCGTTCAGCGCCGACCCTCATGGCCTCGCCGCAGTACGCGAATCCCTtacgtcgtcctcgtccaacTCGACGGTCCGTGAGGGCGACCGCAAGGAGAccaaaaagaagaggaggctGTCTCCCTTGCCGCCAAGCCCGCCGCCACGCAAATCCTCTCAGAAGTTTGCCAAGAGTCCAGGCAACGACGAGTCGCCATCAAAGACCTCCCTGGAGACCGCCGCGCCTCTCATGACTTCGCCGACACTTGTCCAATCGCCCCCGCGGTTGGCGCCTGCCGCATCACCAAGGGCAACACCCCCCGCTCGACCCAGCAGAGACAACACACCGGACCTGCAGTCGCAGCTCTTTGACCCATGGCCTGTCATCCACAGCAACCTCTCATCTACTTCGTTGTTGGGCGACAGACGTGGGCCGGAACCGCAGGTCATCTCGAGATCAACAACTCCCTTGTCCTACGCTGAACCCCCCCCTCAGCCACTTGTCCGACAACAGGTGGGCAGGGAAGCTACACCGGCCCCACGATCATCCAATGCACCGGAGACAAAGCAGAAAGATGGTCGCGTAACTCGCACCCCGAGCCCCAACACGTCAACATTTTCTCGATTCGCCTTCTTTGGTCGTCGTTCCAAGACAACACCAGAGGCCCCCCAGGTCGATAAGAAGGATAAGCCCGCCCGCAAGGGGCCCGCCGCCGGTACGGGACATGAGGGGTATGGACGCCTCGGGGGAATCCGGAGAAAAAGTGGCAGCTCGACCACCAACTTGGCCCGGCCAAGCCTGGACCCCGGTTCATCGCAGGACAGTTTGAGCAGCAGTCAGCCTTCTGACACCTTTCTCTTGGACCGAATGAATCCCGTTGTAATTTCGGGCGGAGAGATCATCGAGAACAGAAACCACAGTGTGGACCTTGCCCGATCCGAGAGCAACCAGAGTCTTGGCCATGGCTCGGAGGTGTCGACAACATCTAGCGCGGGGAGAGGCCTCGCCCCATCTGCTattcctcgaggccgtccacATCCGTCTCTAAGCAGCCGTCGCCCGTCAGACAGCAGCGagtccgaggccgtcaccATGAAGTCCACTTTGGCCTTCAGGCGATCTGTCCAGCGATTACGCTCATCGCCTGACCAGAGTCCCCTCAAGCTGCCTCAGCCCATTAACACCGCCGGAATCACATCGCCGTCAATCAACAGCCAGGACACGACCATTCTTTCGGACGACTCGCAATTCGAAATGCACCGTGAAGTGATCCGCGGCCGGATCGCTGCAGCCACTGCCCACCCCCCCAAGAAGCTCGTCAAGCGAGCTCGCTCTCCGAGGAAGTGGAATCTCTTTAGCCGGTCTCAGAATCAATCGAACacaaagaagaaggaggagaaggaagccaTACCAGTGGCTGCCACCGTCAAGATTGTACAGCACAAGCCCGCAGCCTTCTACACGTTGATGGATGGCTCCGAGCAAGAAGATAGCGGCCCGCAAGACGTCGAGGAGATCCTTCGAGAGGCCAAGGTTTTCGACCTCCCCTCTCCGCTGTCCGTATTCAAGGAGAGACGGACTtcctcggccagccaggAGCAGAGGAGGGAATCTTTGAGCAGGCTTCTGCAGCCGACTAGGTCTTCGCAAGCTCGCAGGAACTCGGCGACTGCCGCCCCTAAATCGACGTCGATCCCGGCGATTCGTTCCATGAAGCCTACGCACACCTCGCAATCCAGCGCGTCGAAGCTGGCGGAAGCACGTCCAAGTCGTCTACCACAGGTGGGCCGCATTCCCAAGGTTGTCACGTCCCGGCCGGAGCATActtcgtcgaggagcttTTCTCGCCCCTTCAACAGAATTAGCTTGCAGAAGCAACCCCAAAGTGCAGGCTTTAACCCCGACTTTGTTGCCTCGGGTCCTACGCCGCCCGAGATGTCCACTCCCGAGCTCTCTCGAGGCGAGTCTACAGAAACCAGTGATAAGACCAACTCGGACCCGCGTACCTCCCTCTTGCCGGATAGGACTCCGGAGATGATTCAGATCGGCAACGAATTTCTCACATTCTCTCCTCGGAAGAACTCGGAGCGCACCACGAGCACCGATTCCAGCAGCTGTGGCATGTACACTCTCGCAGACGCTCTGGCCTTCGTGCCCGATCCTGATGCCccgctcgtcgaggacgagatcTGGGATGAATACAACGACCTCATTGGCGAGGTGCCGCCATCCGCAACCTCGTCAAGGGGCGTTCCTTTCCATCTTGAGACGTACGGGTCGAGAATGTCCAAGAGGTCCCTCAAGCCTCTCGAGTCTCCCACCATTACGTCTCCACCAAAACCCCTGGAGAAGAGCGCCGAGGTCAACACGGGTGCTACCACGTCGAGCGTCTACAGTGCCGACATGACCGAACGGCTCAAGGCTGCGTTTGCACTGAAGCCCGAAGAGGACTCAACGACGCTTGTTCCGGTCGCCGAGGTCCCTGCCAGCGTCATCGACCGTGAGAGCACGGAGCTGGCGCGCAGAGCAACGGCTGCGTCGCAGAGGAGCAGCGGTTCATCTCGTAAGTCAAGACAATCCGACTGCAGTTGCAGGTCGTCCGAGGACGAGTCGCCCCTTTCTCAAGTCAACCTTCGTGTTGGCTCGATGACTGTCAGCAAGTGGTTGTCCTTCGGGCACGTACTCTTCAGCCCGGCTAGAGACCAGCTCCTGGATGTCGTCGGCTCACTGAAGCGTCACTCGATCCTGGTTGTCGATGGTCTTGGTAACGACGACTGGTCTTTTtacgccgccgagacgtATCCTGCAGCCACCTTCTTCAACCTGTCGCCTCGTGCCCCGCTACCGGAAGAGCACAAGAACTCGTCGAGCTTTCCTCTGAGTCCACCCAACCATCACCAGATCCAGTACCTCTCTCACACGGAAAAGTTCCCGTTCGGCCCGGAGAGCTTCACTTCGGTAGTTTTTCGCTTCGCTGCCGCTGCACCAGAGTCGCACTACCGCAACATCGTCTCGGAGGCCCGCCGCGTGTTGAAGCCTGGAGGATATTTGGAGTTGTCCATCTTGGACGTCGACCTCAACAACATGGGAAACCGCGGCCGCCGCACAATCCGCCGCCTCAAGGAGAGGATCCACGAGCGGAACCCGGAGATCAGCATCGGGTCGACGTCCGACATCAttctccgcctcctcggACGCAAAGGCTTCTCGGACGTCAAGACTTgccgcgtcggcgtcccGGTCGCCAGTATCATCACCCGATCGGACAGTGGTAGCAAGAAGCCTCCCGTGGCAAGGTCTCGAAAGTCCAAAGAAGTGCGCAGCCTCGCCGAGATGATGAATGACGACGGCGAATCGGCGGACGAGAACATCACCAAGATGGTGGCCAGGGTCGGCCGCTGGTGGTACACCCGCTGCTACGagagcgccgccggcacgGCCAACAGTAGGAGCATATGGACTGACCGCGCTCTGCTCTCGGAATGCGAGGAACTGCGTACCAGCTTTAAGCTCATGGTCTGCTACGCGCGTGTCCCTGAGAGAGCACGAACCGCGAGCATATGA